The genomic stretch TCCTGCCAACAGATGCAGAGGTATGATGATTGTGAAGGGTGTCATCCATCATACTCTCCAGATGTTACACAATAGAGACAAAGGGGAACCCTGGAGAAGGCCCACTGTTGCAGGTAAGAGCACTCCCATCTGGCTGTTCAGGAGTTCTGAGCCCAATAGTCCAAAGAAGACCTTCCTCAATATTGAATTTCCGCATCATGTGTCACAGTTCCTTGTGTTAGACTTCATCAAAAGCCGCCTTAAATTCATTGAAGTTATAGTAGAGATCCTTGCCATGCTGTAGATACTTATCAATGAGGAAGTGACTGTTGAACATTTGGCTTATTGTTTAATAGTTCTGGCACAGcttgctgtttcctttctttggggGAAGTCCAGTGGCACAGTGGTTAGCGCCTGTCtccaatgcagtgaaggttggctgttctcggttcagctcttgtctcgagcatgctgttctttctcaacatgtggcatctgtttacacaatatatcctcagttgctggctcggagtaCAACACCAATCCCTAACCCCGCCTTTCTTCGTAAGAAGTAGGAACTTGAAGCAAATATTAGGTGAGTACATTTTTAACTCTACAGGGTTCACTGCAATGCGATGGACCTAGATCATAAAATATAGTGTAAAGCTTCTCAAAAGTATAGAAATTAAAAGACACAGATATGTATGGACACAGATATGCATGTCTATGCAGGTTATTAACTTTTGCTTTAAACAGGTTAAAATTTAATCTAAAGTGAAATCTATCATAATTGTTTCCAGAGGTATCTCACCATCTCAGTTTATCATATGCTttagcatcatcattattacacatttattacaattttcttgtGAAATATCTTGTATTTTCGTTTACTTTTGCCGCCTTTTTGGGTGTTGGGTGGGAGAGGGACTGGTGGAAATGAGGATAGATGTTGTTTGAGTGCTTTAATTTGACATAAATACTtcaagtacatttttttcaaagtgacaAAATTATCTACTATATTTAAACCTTTAATTGctacagtaaatgaaaataatcagCATTACAATCCTAATTTCACATATATTTTTGCTGAGGTAATTGGgatcttgtttgtgttttcttgagACAGTAACCATTTTTCTTTAGCTGTAGGATATTTGTTCAACATGTATCAAAGTTTAAACGTGGGAGATATGTGAGCTGTGCAATAATTTTCCAATATTCTATTAATGTCACAGGtctctggggttttttttttgtgtgtggttacTATTATTAAGGATGTCTTGTTTCAATCACTTTAGATGTGTGTACTGTgcaaatgctttcattcattggACTACTTTCTACACTGAAATCACTTCCTTGGCTCAACCTGTTCATTGACTGGTGCATTTCACTTTCTCTCCACATTGTCTTCttatggaaagaaaattttatattcttgCAGCTTTCTCAAAACCAAGTTGCTTCATAGAGATGTTGTACCATGTTTAATGTATTCGGTATCtagttttttgttgattatgtAATCTATAGAAATGATAAAGAACTCAGTGACCTAATACTTCAATCAACTACTGCttggaaaaaaatgcatttaagagaaatgatgataatgaatgatCGAAAAAATAGTGAACGACCAGTTCACAACATCGATAATTTGCCTGATTAAGAATatgtacttgtttgttttcatgaaacTTATATAGGAAAGAAACTATAATTTTAAGCCTTTTTACATTGCAACACATATTTGTGACTAACTTAATGGTATTTTAACCTCCATATTTGCTAAGATCAGAGTTCATATGAAGCTTGACCAATTGTGGTATAAACGTCCATTGCTAATCATAAGTTTGTGTTTTTACCTAATAATGATCAATATCCTTCACAGTCTTTGCTGCCCCATCTACATTAGTCTGAAATCACAATTACATGAAAgcacttccccccccccccaaacaaaaaaatttttaaaaataacactcTTTGGCTTGTTGCCTTGATTCTGCTGCTGATGTAATAGAGtattgaaagaaatattattgcATTTTGAATTATGACTCTTAACCATTGAAAAGTAAATTGAAAAATTTTCTTACTTAAAAACTCCACACTCTGGTAAAGATTTGAAATTAAGTattttgtgtgggtgggtgtgcatctattatgtgtgtgtgagagagagaagacagataCATGAATAGTACACTCTTGCCTTGTTATCTCACCACTATCTTAAGCACACCAGAAGTTTGTTGAAAAGCTTAGTTGGTAGTATACAGTTTGTCCAGTAGTGTGATTAGAATGTTTTGTATCTTAAATGTTGATACTGTATTTTAGTACACAAAAATGTTGTTataaaaagtagacaaaatttatgtattatttagATAAAGTAAATTACATATTCCTGACGAGATAGGAATGTAGGTTTGTCTACTGTCTTAGTGCCAGTATTCCATGTCTCATTTAATCATTCACAAACCATGAGCATCAGCTCCAGTTTGTAATATCTAGAATGTAGAGGTGGTGACATATTTTATGTGTGAGAAAGACATGAGATCAGGCTGGCAGCTTTAAAAATGTAGCAGGGTAAGATGCGCGTGATCTCCCAATCTTTCTACtagaacaaaacacaacactttcaTGGGCTCTGGATCGTTTTACTCCAATGCCAGTTGATAGTGCTGGCTATGGCGAAACTCTACACAACTCTCTGTAAAATGTGCTCCCACCTCTGCTCTCTCTCCTCACGTTCTGACCACTCGCctcttcacccgaccttcacTCTCTACTTCCCCAAACACCCGCACACCTACATCCTATCGCTAGTCGACCCACTCCTGCTATCCTTCGGTCACAGGGTTGTCACCCGGTCAGTAAttaccccccatcgccagcttgtgtgtcctgtgtgcatgtgtatgccaTCTTCCATCCTACTTCTATACAATGTTCCATACTACCATAATAACATGGCAAGATGTGCTGGCTAGATTAACAAGGCAAGACTTTGCACATGGGCCATTCATGTGCCCATTCCACAGCTagagaagacaaacacaaaaattatttacttattgaATAAAACACTTGTGAAAGGAAGGAGAGTGCATTACTAAGCCTAGGTAAACATAGAAAAAGAATATCAAATATTGCTGcatcacttgaaaaaaaaaaattagcagagTTTAGAAGTATTGCAGATATTTTGTTCACTGAAAGGCAGTATAATATTAGAAACACAACAGAATACATGTTTTTTACTCAGGAGATGCTCTGAAAGAAAGTTACTTgtcaaagatttttgtttttccattgcTTCTGCTACTCCATGTTCAGCAGGGCTAAGAAGATCCAGTGTAGTAGTATTCTGACATTTTGTGTATCTAGCATCTGATGTTTAGCACATGCTAGGTACTTCTTTAGTGTGTTAATACAATAACTGTGCATGCCTGTAAAcatcttaaaattgttttggggGTTTAAATGGTTGTTCATTAATGGGTTAgggtttgttgtgtgtttgttggaaTTCACATTCAGAACATCTGTATAAAAGAGTGATTGATGAAATAACATGTGTTAATTTGTCTTCCATTTTATGAATAGTACTTTTATTTAGGAATCAGACGGAAACAAATCATCAGTGAAGTAcagtataatattttgtttttcccaAATGGGGAATATCATCAACTCAAAAAAATGGTTAAtcatattaataacaaaactttgaaaattaaacaaatgaagCTGCATGTTCTTTGTAAATATTAGTTGAACAAATCTAGGCTTACTTGAGCTGCTGATTCATGTTCACTTATCATGAACTCAGCTGACTTGTCAGTGAAGTGTTTACTGCAAGAGTTTGATAATCTTCACTGTCCAAAAGGAGCCATTGTTTGATAATCTTCACTGAGCCCAAAGGAGCCATTGTTATGACATGTATAGTCTGCTGCTTACCAATCTTTGAACTGCATTATAATACCCTCAAtggacattgaaaaaaaaagaagagaacaacaGGCCTAAAGGAAAATAGACAGATGGCTGACATAGTCTATATGCTCAGAAAAACCTTACCAACAAGGCAAATCACACATTTCATGATAGGCTTCAGTTTTCTGGTGAACCGTGATTTTGGAATGCTACTATAACATGGGTTTAATGTTACAAGTTTTCATGTGTATTTTACTGTTGTATCTGTctagtgattgtgtgtgtgtatatacagtgacataagtattttttttcactttggcTCAATGCAGGTGATGTCCTAAGAGGTGGGATGGTGTTTTGGCTGGGGAAGAAAGGTGTGAGGATCAGTGAACGGTGTGGTCAAAACTGTGAGAGAAATCAATTACTGATTTTCATCTCTTGAAAGCTAGATcgctttttttaaatgctgtgtCACAATGTTAACGCACTGGGTCCAGATAACAACAACAGATTTAGTGCAACCACAGCAGTGGTCAGATTTACGCAGTAAACAACAACCTGGGTCCAGTGAGTTAAACAATTTCAGGAAACAAAAGTAATTGCAGtatttatgttaattttattaacaattttatttttaagtttcacGAAGATTTAAATTGTGAGGTGATCTTTCAGGCACAGTATCAGtgagtttgtaatttttttaggaaGAATGTTTTCAATGTTGTGCTGTCTTTTAAACCTTCAACATGGTTGAGTGCTTTAAGTTTTAATGCAAAGTAATCTTGCATTCAGTACTAGGTGACTATGATGTTTGTTTTAACTGAATTTTCTAGaggtgaaacaaaaagaaggtgGTAGTTATTAATCTGTATCAAAAACTACTGTAAAAAAGCATATAAAGCTGACTCTGAAAGTTATTGTGCTTTTGGatttgatgaaataaatttgcCTTAATTGGATTCactcgtgtttttttttttttgtcacagatCCTTTCATTCATAGAAAAGTGAAAGCTTTTGATCACAGGTAAATTCTCATATATATTTTGATGAATAGAAATGGGTatgattatttgaaaaaatcGTTTACAGGTGTTTAGTAATTTTCCTCAGTGGTAACAGAGTTGGACTGTGAAGACAGTTCAGGATAATGATCGAAATCTTTAtaggaagtttttatttatctaaaaCCAGAATCTGAGACttgcctcattttttttttcctggcagAAATCATGCCTACATAAACCCAGGTGAAAAATTTGGAAATcagtacaaacattttgaaattttttttaatgtcatttatgATTAATGAACATGAAGTTAGAAACCATTCCCCAAGTCTAATCTGGTTTAGCTTAGTATGTTCATCTAATGAAAAAGACTTCCAgtctgtgatgaaaaaaaactgtttccttaGTTGCACCTGGTGTACTACAAGTGCCACAtccagaaagaacaaaagacaaaacctacAACCAGGAACATCACTGTATCAACTGTTCCCCATGTTCGTTTCAAGCATTAGCATGCAGttaagagagaaacaaaatattcgCCCAATGTGGGGCTCGAACCCACGACCCTGGGATTAAGAGTCCCATGCTCTACCGACTGAGCTAACCGGGCAGCCGGGTGTAAGGATCAGTTGTTAAATTTTACCTCTGACGCAGTTGTCACATGTTCAGAAATCCACATTGTGAAGGGTGTGCCTCCATGGACGTAGATTAGGATATAAttatattagttcgtggtgcCTCCAAATCCATATTGCACGATCCGGACGTTGACAAAGGTTTCCCGCAGGAAACCGCCCAAAAGCCTTTAATATTCAATTTCATATAAAAGCAGCATATATCACTTTCAATATTGTGGAATGTTCAAATGTTCTTCATTGTGCTTTGTAATCTTCGACTCATGAAGGAATTCCTATTTCTGACAGCTTGAATATATCTTGAGAGGTGCGGCAGTTGAGGAGAGAGGGGGTTAACCATAACATCACTGCATCACTGAAATATAGTTTCGGACCATCCCTCACCCCACACCTAAAAAAGCTAATTTGAGTAATTTGTCGCAACAatcagttacttttttttttttaatggggtcTTTTGATAAACAACGTAGGCTTGGTATGTCAAGGGTTAATCGAAGGACGCAATTAGTAACGAACGATAACTTCCTATGTGAGTCATCTCCCTTGGCCTAAAGTCGGTCGTTAGTCAAGGGtggtgtgatcacgtgaccagtcacCTGACAAGCTAGGGCTGCATGCTTCCAATAAAAGGTTTCTTCGTAAGATCTGTCCACGAACTAACATCCCGTCCGTGATCAGTATTAACAGTAGTTACCAGAGAATGTCGGGGTACATTGTAGCCCTCTGCATCATAGCAACAGCGTTTGTGGCTGTCTACGGCAAGGCAGAATTGTCCGCTGACATACAAAGACTGCGGTGAGTTCTAAATATCTTTTGATTTTCCCAAGTACTGCTTCTATGAAAATATAGGAACTTCTGATTGCCTAGGCCTCATgctcttttaatgttttctcatTACGATTACTCTACTTAAACCGTCATTTCTAGTACTGAATAGTAGTGTTTCCTGATATACATACTTAGTTTACAGGTTCAATTAAAGTTTCACTAAATCGTGACACCACTTCTCAAAGGGCTCGAAATTTCCTTCCTTCCATTTAAATTCATTTACTTCAGACGGAAGATAAAAGTAAACGAAAAAGGTTGTTACGTGTTTTATTTGCTTCACTTGTGATTATCTACGTGTGAAATGGTTACGGTAATGGTGCAGTTCTTTTGGTGAGGAATAGTTTGATAGTAGACTTTTCGTGGTTTGGTTTATATGGGTGTGAACGGACGGTGGCTGACTCATCTGACCCACTGGTGAAGGAAACTCTCACAAGTTGGGTATTTACACCTAGATTGTGGAAAGGGAATATTGGTATTTGTACTTTAGTTTTGATCAGtgtttttaaatccttttttttttaatggaaagcCATAGTCGATAGTATCAACTAGGTGGCTTCACAATTCCCATGCTAATAGAAGCCCTGTTtaataaacattacattaaatAACAATGTAAAATCAGTTCAATAGATGTTTAGTTAAAATTGTGGAGGTAAAAGCTTACCTTGGAATACTTACAcatattttaatcaaaataattgGATGTTTTGGTCTTTCTGTTGTTCTGAAATGCTACATTTGTGACCCAACTCAGTGATCCATAATCATTATTCTTGGTAAATGTTTATTCAAAATTCTGTTTCAGGATCAGGGCTTAGCACACTAGTTGATGCACTCTACAATGGAACCGAGTGTCCATCTCAAGGAGATCCAGCTGTGCTCCCTAGAGGCAGTACTGTCCAGTTGTATGTGGATTTTATACCCAGTAAGTTTCCtgtgaaaacatgttttgaagTAGACAGTTCTTCACTGGTTTAGTGTATAGTATCTTTGGTGTGCTTGACTGTGGCCTACTTAATTGGGTGGAACCTCCCAACTATCCACCCAAAGAAAGGAGTACATaattttcaattcaattcaattcaattgaattcaattcaattcaattcaattcaatttaactttattatctcactaggagaaattaaaagacgtggaaaacaactggctgataataaaacttataataaaaacttaatacaacttaattccactcaaactatcatctcacacaacacctacagtccacccgactaaataagaaacaacactaaaactaatatcccaaaaccacacaccacaccctcacactcacaatccttccaacacttattcagtaatacaacagactggtgtataaaACAGACTGGTGTATAATATATCAGGgaagtaacatttttatataaagctGCACCAGGATCCCAACATTACCTTGAATATATCGCTAAGTATCATAACAGATATTTTCTAGCATTAactgtattattataataataatagaaacaCCGTTATATAGCCCCagactcaaagtgctttacataaagACATGCAAGTGCACTGGTTAGGacaggcatcaaatgcacctgCATAAACATGCATTCATAGAGACACTGTGcatagcaaaatataaataaagtggaTTAAGAGAGATAGGCTCAAAGTGactaactaaactaaaacaaatGTATCAGCAATAGTGATCATATAGATAAGTCTTCCATAAAAATGGTTTCATGTTTTAGCATTATCTGCCATTGTCGTTCACTGGCTTGTTACTAAGGGATAGttcataatttacttttttgcaGAGGTGTCAACTCCCAATCTGAAAGCATCCATTCATGCCATTATTGCTAAAATTCCTGTGCCTTTTCCTGGTGCCCCTACTGATGCTTGTCAAGGTGCAAACATTACCTGTCCAGTAAAGAGTGGTGTGCAGTACACATATGCACCAGTCTTCCCAATCAAGAATGATTATCCCTCGGTAAGTAAACATATCACCAGTCCAAGAAATTTATTTGTCAGTATTTgttgaaatacattttgtgaTGCTTTATTAAGCAGATTTGTAAAATACTGGTATGCTAGAAACACATTTCTTGCAAATACTCTAAAGTATTTGTTGGTTATTGCATAAAGCTTGTAATAAGTAAATATTCATTGTTGATATCTTTTGTGGTATGACTGGACTGGTACACTCCTGAAATAGAACGACATATGACACTTATGTtcacataaaattaaatgtagtcTGAGTCGCAGGATGGTATGTTgtgaagtgtttaaaaatacacaggCCAGTCTTTTATAACTAATTTATCTCATCATGCTGACTGGGTATCTTACGGCGCTTATAAAATCTTTATACTTATGTCAGGCGATCTATTTAGAAATATAAAGCTCTCAAGTTGTTCATGTGGCTGATTTGATTTTGACTTTACAGATAGCCACTCTTGTGAAGTGGGAACTACAGGACGAGAGTGGAAAAGACATTGTGTGCTTAGTGTTCCCTgttgaaatcaaataaaatgtctacGATTCCTCAtctttccagatttttttaataaattatgcTGTCTGTAAAATTTGCATACACCTGCTCACCCAAGacctttctctccatttttttaagaaatacttGTATTTGAGGGGTTTGGAAAAAGGGTTTAATTTCACCTTTTTTGAGAACacaaaaaggaattttttgCAAACATGTCTTTCATCATATTGGGTAAGTCAGGGGAGGGTGTGTGTTGAATTTTCTGTGCACTTAACTGCTATAATAAGAAGGAAACTGACATATTCTTTTGAGTgccatttcatttcattcaaagaaatttcaagaaatcCTAGGCATGATCGAAAGATAATTGCGACTGTAACTTTGTAGATGTTGGATGCTACATTGTGAATGTTTTGACATTTGCTTAAGTTACAGAATTATTTTCAGTTATGCTGCTTCCTTTGTAATTGTTATAATTTGATAATGTATCTTTTGGATACTTTTTGCTAAGGTTTCTCAGAGTATTTCTGCTAATGGTCTGTCTTTGAGAATCTCAGCATTGAGACTAGACTGATCTGATCAGCATTTTATCTCACAGTATCTGCATTTCTGCAGTACATATGATATACTAGATCTGTTGCGTCTGAAGAATTTTTGTACCTTCTTGCTAAAACAATATCCAGTCactgttatttactgttttgaaactaaaatcagaagaaaatttatttttctgcttgatTATGAAAAGAATAAGGTAGGAATAAATGCCCTTgtgctgaaaatgtttgtgcttcTAAATTTATTTGTGTGGAGAACATGGATTATTTGCAAAGCAACATTGTGAATAATTGTTTACTATGGTCTTGTCATTAAGCAAATAAGCCTTGATGTCAAAAAAAGTACTTAACAGGGAAGTGGAATGAAATTTAGTATAAATTCTCAGTTACATAAATATGACATTAGAATTGAGATATTTTGAGTTCTGAACCGTTCTcagtgttttaaaagaaatgctgaatttttttatgattattatgtcaTGCTCGTTACTTAAGACACAGAACAGTCTATATTTTTGTACATTCGTGATTGGAATAAATTTcttcaaaagttttattttgagaacTTACAAAGGCATCAGAGAGCTTGAGTGTGGTAGTAGGAGGGTGGCCTTCCTCTGAATACCTAATTATTAAATACGTAAATCTGAGGCTTTTCATGTCCATGAAATTTTTGCTTCAAAACAAACTTCAAAAGGAAAGTTAAAACCAAACTCCGGTGTGTAAAGCATATagatatttgtttaatttaatatGAGATTATCACAGTTTTGAGGATTGATTACATGATTGACATGGTTCACCGCATTGCTGACTTTAACTGGACAGTCATTAGACAGtctattaattaattaaaagaaagcaGAGTTCCAGAATGTGAACCAGAAATTCCATTGCAGACAGATGAAGTTAgctttacaataaaataatatgtgtgaaaaaaatgtcatcacacttttgtttaaaatgcactaaaaaaggtaaacaaaataaagcaacattGTGAATAATTGTCTACTATGGTCTTCTCATTAAGCAAATAAGCCTGAATGTCAAAAAGGTTTGTGAGATGTCATacaaaaaaatacttaacaGTGAAGGGGAATGAAATTAAGTATAATTTGATAGTTACATCAACATGACATAATGAGACGAAATGAACTTGCGTCCAGGAGCTGCGTGTAGCGTCGTGGGTCGATAACTCTTGCCCATTACCTAACAAGTTTCTCTCATCGATCATGGAATGTCGGGCAAGCCTGGAGGAA from Pomacea canaliculata isolate SZHN2017 linkage group LG8, ASM307304v1, whole genome shotgun sequence encodes the following:
- the LOC112570303 gene encoding ecdysteroid-regulated 16 kDa protein-like yields the protein MLTHWVQITTTDLVQPQQWSDLRSKQQPGSNPFIHRKVKAFDHRQNCPLTYKDCGSGLSTLVDALYNGTECPSQGDPAVLPRGSTVQLYVDFIPKVSTPNLKASIHAIIAKIPVPFPGAPTDACQGANITCPVKSGVQYTYAPVFPIKNDYPSIATLVKWELQDESGKDIVCLVFPVEIK